One region of Salvia miltiorrhiza cultivar Shanhuang (shh) chromosome 3, IMPLAD_Smil_shh, whole genome shotgun sequence genomic DNA includes:
- the LOC131015416 gene encoding probable transcriptional regulatory protein At2g25830, giving the protein MSSSAAIRGFGSLLTRFSNGVSLKPPSSLSPPRTGYSIRNLSSFSRYSCLGDWASFSQLNHGSSERKISTRAPLCMGRRSSKIAGRKTSNDLKKGKLYARFGKEVVSAVKKGGSSPVSNTALAALFEKAKELDIPRDILDRNIKRASEKGQESYIEKFYEVYGYGGVGMIVQVLTDKVNRSVAAIREVAKDCGGKMADSGSIMFKFRRARVVTVKASDVDKDELLIIALDAGAEDVIEPWMDEDNTEEDSERRYKIVSSMDNYDAILTKLREEGLAFETDGGFELIPITSIEVDDEAMELNKELTSKLLELDDVDAVYTDQK; this is encoded by the exons ATGTCGTCTTCAGCAGCAATCAGAGGTTTTGGTTCATTACTCACCAGATTTTCAAATGGGGTTTCTCTTAAACCCccaagctctctctctcctccca GAACTGGTTATTCGATAAGAAATTTGTCTTCATTTTCTAGGTATTCGTGTTTGGGAGATTGGGCTTCGTTTTCTCAGCTTAATCATGGAAGCTCTGAGAGGAAGATTTCAACTCGCGCGCCGCTGTGTATGGGCAGACGATCGAGTAAAATTGCCGGCAGAAAG ACTTCAAATGATCTCAAGAAGGGGAAGCTGTACGCTAGATTTGGGAAGGAAGTTGTATCTGC GGTTAAGAAAGGTGGTTCGAGTCCAGTATCAAATACAGCTTTGGCTGCTTTGTTTGAGAAAGCAAAGGAGCTTGATATACCGAGGGATATTTTAGATCGCAACATCAAGAGAGCTTCAGAGAAGGGCCAGGAATCCTACATCGAGAAATTCTATGAG GTCTATGGCTATGGTGGGGTAGGAATGATTGTCCAAGTTTTGACAGATAAAGTAAATAGGTCTGTGGCAGCTATTAGAGAGGTCGCGAAGGACTGTGGTGGAAAGATGGCAGATTCTGGATCGATTATGTTCAAGTTTAGACGTGCTAGAGTTGTGACTGTAAAGGCTTCTGATGTTGACAAAGACGAGCTTCTTATTATTGCCTTAGATGCTGGTGCGGAGGACGTCATTGAGCCCTGGATGGATGAAGATAATACGGAAGAAGATTCTGAAAG ACGCTATAAAATTGTAAGTTCGATGGACAACTACGATGCTATATTGACGAAATTACGCGAGGAAGGGCTTGCATTCGAAACGGATGGTGGATTCGAGCTTATTCCCATAACATCGATTGAG GTTGATGATGAGGCTATGGAGTTGAACAAGGAGCTGACGTCCAAACTGCTCGAGCTAGACGATGTCGATGCGGTATACACAGATCAGAAATAA
- the LOC131015477 gene encoding protein yippee-like At4g27745 — translation MDELVGPRLYSCYKCRNHVCLHDDIISKAFQGRHGRAFLFSHAMNIVVGAKEDRHLMTGLHTVADITCADCSEVLGWKYERAFEASQKYKEGKFIFEKSKIVKENW, via the exons ATGGACGAATTAGTCGGCCCTCGTCTCTACAGCTGCTACAAATGCCGGAATCATGTTTGCCTTCATGACGATATAATCTCCAAGGCATTTCAG GGACGACACGGACGAGCCTTTCTGTTCTCCCACGCCATGAACATCGTTGTCGGGGCCAAAGAGGACAGGCATCTAATGACTGGTCTGCACACTGTGGCTGATATCACCTGTGCAGATTGCAGTGAGGTGTTGGGGTGGAAATACGAACGGGCTTTTGAGGCGTCGCAGAAATACAAGGAGGGTAAATTCATATTCGAGAAATCAAAGATTGTGAAGGAGAACTGGTAG
- the LOC131015360 gene encoding carotenoid cleavage dioxygenase 8 homolog B, chloroplastic: MASLNIPPTKPYNRSKRIDSFNRVRHEHSSFLGKTFPSRDLSENRPPLTVSKVATKPPSEIVAPSKQEDANIDRNHIAWTSVRHERWQGELHVQGEIPLWLKGTYLRNGPGLWHIGDYNFRHLFDGYATIVRLHFEDGRLVMGHRQVESEAYKASQKNKKLCYREFSEAPKTDNFLAYIGDLANLFSGASLTDNANTGVIRLGDGRVVCLTETIKGSIVIDPDTLDTLERFEYSDNLGGLVHSAHPIVTDSEFLTLLPDLINPGYLVVRMEPGTNERKVIGRVGCRGGPSPGWVHSFPATEHYVVVPEMPLRYCAQNLLKAEPTPLFKFQWHPESKAFMHIMCKASGKIVASVEVPLFVTFHFINAYEEKDDDGRVTAVVADCCEHYADTTILQNLTLQNLRSLTGQDVLPDARVGRFKIPMDGSPNGSLEAALDPNEHGKGMDMCSINPKFLGKKYRYTYACGAQRPCNFPNTLTKIDLEGKKAKNWFEEGSVPSEPFFVARPGATEEDDGVVISMISEKNGDGYALLLDGITFQEIARAKFPYGLPYGLHGCWVPKK; this comes from the exons ATGGCTTCTCTCAACATTCCTCCCACAAAACCCTACAATCGCTCGAAAAGAATCGATAGCTTTAATCGAGTCAGACACGAGCACTCGTCCTTCCTCGGGAAAACATTCCCGAGTAGGGATTTGTCGGAAAATCGCCCTCCGTTAACCGTCTCAAAAGTTGCAACAAAACCACCTTCGGAAATCGTTGCTCCCTCAAAGCAAGAAGATGCAAATATTGATAGGAATCATATTGCATGGACAAGTGTTAGGCATGAGAGATGGCAAGGAGAGCTTCATGTTCAAGGAGAAATTCCACTATGGCtg AAGGGAACATACCTAAGAAATGGTCCGGGGCTATGGCACATCGGAGACTACAACTTCCGGCACCTCTTCGACGGCTACGCGACCATCGTCCGCCTCCACTTCGAGGATGGCCGCCTCGTGATGGGCCACCGTCAGGTCGAATCGGAGGCGTACAAGGCCTCCCAAAAGAATAAAAAGCTTTGTTACCGCGAATTCTCGGAGGCCCCGAAAACCGACAACTTCTTGGCTTATATAGGTGACCTAGCCAACCTCTTCTCCGGTGCGTCGCTGACCGACAACGCAAACACCGGAGTGATCAGGTTGGGCGACGGGCGGGTCGTCTGCCTGACGGAGACCATAAAAGGGTCCATTGTCATAGACCCGGACACGTTGGACACATTGGAGAGGTTCGAGTATAGCGACAATCTGGGCGGGCTGGTCCACTCAGCCCACCCGATTGTGACGGATAGCGAGTTTTTGACTTTATTACCGGATCTCATCAACCCGGGATACCTAGTGGTGAGGATGGAACCCGGGACCAACGAAAGGAAAGTGATCGGGCGGGTGGGCTGTCGGGGCGGGCCGTCGCCCGGGTGGGTCCACTCGTTCCCCGCCACGGAGCACTACGTGGTGGTCCCGGAGATGCCACTTAGGTATTGTGCCCAAAATTTGCTCAAGGCTGAGCCCACACCATTGTTCAAGTTCCAATGGCACCCTGAGTCCAAAGCATTCATGCATATCATGTGTAAAGCTAGTGGCAAAATT gTGGCGAGTGTGGAAGTTCCTTTATTCGTCACGTTTCATTTCATCAATGCGTACGAGGAGAAAGACGACGACGGCCGAGTGACGGCCGTCGTCGCCGATTGCTGCGAACACTACGCCGATACAACCATCCTTCAAAATCTCACCCTTCAAAATCTTCGCTCTCTCACCGGCCAAGATGTCTTGCCGGATGCAAG GGTTGGGAGATTCAAGATTCCAATGGATGGGAGTCCAAATGGGAGTTTAGAAGCAGCATTGGATCCAAATGAACATGGGAAAGGCATGGATATGTGCAGCATAAATCCTAAATTTTTGGGGAAGAAATATAGATATACTTATgcatgtggtgctcaaaggcCATGCAACTTCCCCAACACCCTAACtaag ATCGATTTAGAGGGGAAGAAGGCGAAGAATTGGTTCGAGGAGGGCTCCGTGCCATCGGAGCCCTTCTTCGTGGCCAGGCCGGGCGCGACAGAGGAAGATGATG GTGTTGTGATCTCAATGATTAGTGAGAAAAATGGTGATGGATATGCTTTGTTGTTGGATGGAattacatttcaagaaattgcAAGAGCAAAATTCCCCTATGGCCTTCCTTATGGCCTGCATGGATGTTGGGTTCCCAAAAAATGa